One genomic segment of Panicum virgatum strain AP13 chromosome 2N, P.virgatum_v5, whole genome shotgun sequence includes these proteins:
- the LOC120662929 gene encoding uncharacterized protein LOC120662929 gives MLRKYYNHVAHRDEDKKDADDKGGDGKFPSVENVFFIFRGPTGVITVVSSFEHAYECDVECVEHAEALAMDEALVADLQRMANEAMESKQRHADSFEAAEGAKDIPLNPNTPDGKVLKISATLDNK, from the exons atgctccgCAAGTACTACAACCACGTCGCACACCGCGACGAGGATAAGAAGGATGCAGATGACAAGGGTGGTGACGGCAAGTTCCCCTCGGTGGAGAAcgtcttcttcatcttcagAGGACCCACG ggtgtcatcaccgtcgtcTCCTCattcgagcatgcctacgagtgcgacgtcgagtgcgttgagcatgCCGAGGCATTGGCTATGGATGAGGCCCTCGTCGCGGACCTACAGAGGATGGCCAACGAGGCCATGGAATCCAAGCAGCGACACGCGGACAGCTTCGAGGCTGCCGAGGGTGCCAAGGATATCCCCCTCAACCCAAACACCCCCGACGGCAAGGTGCTGAAGATCAGCGCTACACTCGacaacaaatag